The nucleotide sequence gcaaaaccgctgtgggaccaaaacagtggaaaccccccagaagtgaccccattttggaaactacactcctcaaggtattcacctaggggtgtagtgaacattttaaccccgtaggtgttttgcagaaattagtgtgcactcaatattgcagagtgaaaatggttttttttctatagatatgccaatatgtggtgcccagcttgtgccaccataacaagacagctctctaattattatgctgtgtttcccggttttagaatccccctacatggggctctaatcttttgcctggacattcgacagggctcaggagtgaaagagtaccatgcgaaattgaggcctaatttggcgacatataaagtattggttcacaattgcaggcttTTGAAGCgttgattttgcttggtaatagttttgtttgagtattactggtatttcagtttataatgtgggggtacatgtaagctgtacggagtacatcagggacatagtcaggtggtataataatggagtaaacaataaaacaatccatagatgtgtgttacgctgtgaagaatgCTTTCTGcagaggccggtgtcacactgataaatggtgactttacttttggtccacactccgcacctttggagtttggggaattttgctgggtagtgttgtcctggtataatacgggcaccctcgcttctagcaaatatgtttgggccctccccttctggtTCCCGAATTTTAGTGCCCcgctaaatcgcctcttgaaatagaCGAAatattcccctctgatctgcacaaccgaatatttttatttcctgacttatggaagcctttactaattttatttcttcatagacgtagtggcatgagggctgtttttttgcgggacgagctgtagttattattggtaccattttggggtacatgcgactttttgatcactttttatcctatttttttgagaggcaaggtgaccaaaagacagcaattctggcatagttttttttatacagcgttcaccatgcgttataaactacatgttaactttattctgcaggtcagtacgatttcggcgatacctaatttatagcacttttttatgttttacaacgttttgcacaataaaattacttttgtaaagagaatgtattttttctgtcgccatgttgtgagaaccataacttttgatTTTTTCCGTCGACGgagttatatgagggcttgttttttgcgagacgagctatagtttttataggtaccatttttggatacatgcgactttttgatcagttgatatttacatttttgtagggcaaagtatccaaaaaacagaaattctaacattgtttttttacttttttttacgccgttcaccgcgtggaatagatAACATaagatttttatagtttaggctgttactgtcgcagcaataccaaatatgtatggtttattttttttttcaataataaaggaaaaagggcatttgtgttttattttattacttgaaacttttattatattttttacaactctttttttccactttctttagtcccactaggggacttgaaggttcaactgtcagatttttttctaatacactgcactacctatgtagtgcaatgtattaaatctgtcagtcattcactgacagcaagcctccgGGCGGAACCTAAtcgacttccgtaatggcagacaggaggccattgttaggtctcctgttgtcaTAATAGGAGTCGGctgtcgtgcgattgcagggcacagttgCCGATCTGcaaacaaccacaaagatgcagcgatcgctgcatctgaggggttaatggcagggatcggagctagctccggttcctgctgttacaggtggatgtcagctgtaacatacagctgacatccacagatgacaccggctcatctcctgagctgaCGCCTCCAGGCGGGGGCTGAAAGTTTtctgtgctaggcacaccggtgggccagtattaggcctccggctgccattgcagccaccgacaccccggcgatttcattgctggggtgtcgatgagctgcaaacaccttaaatgcagcgattgctgttgacggctgcatttaagaggttaatggcagggatctaagctaacttcggtccccaccattacagcaggatgtcagctgtaagatacagctgacatccggggatgatggcaccgactcagcttctgagccggtgccatgcatttgtcgtaagtttacgacattttgcgggaagcactggctttccatgacgtatacttacaacaaatgttgggaaggggttatccTGTTTTTAAAAATTATGTGCAGATGGTTTACATGCAGGAAGATCTATCAATGTTTGTAACGGAGATGTCtctgtaaggctacatgcacacgaccgtttgtaTTTTGCAATCTGTAAAACACAGTCCGCACACGGATGGTCCTTGGTTTTCAGGTCACCATGCACTTGAATCCGTGAAaaccagtcgtgtgcatggggccatagtaataaatgggtcagtgtgctatccgttaaataaACAGATAGCGCACGGATGAAAACAATAgtagtgtgcatgtagcctaagccaGTCTGACATGtagtcacatgaccatgctcctggtgtttatctcctgcttgtgtgatgTTGCGGTAGAGAGAACCACATGGTCAGAATACGGAACAACAAAACGTCACACATCACATGACTTATCTCCTCCGCTCTCTCCCTGATTTATGTCACAGGCTGGGCAGCAGATCCTGTAATGTCAGTAGCAGAACCTGTGTTGTGTGaataattacagcactaccttcCACCGTGTAAAAGAGGCCAGGCAGCTGTGAATAGaggcaatgtctgtgagaggaaccatgggaactgtagtcctttacatgaTAACTCCACCGACAGCATCTTGCCAGGACTTTTgtacttttctgtatttttccTTATCAAAGAACCTGTCACTGCAGTCCCCTAACGTTGGGAGATGGCTCCCAGACCTGACTAAGATTTGTCCACATGCATGggaaaatataaaagaaaaaacacgtTTCCTATCTTATTTCCTATAGTTTTGATTCTTTTTACTTTAATGAAAATAGAATCATAATTCACATGACATTCCAAATAATAAAGTACCAGcaaaaaatgtgtttattttaaagACAGCCTCATGGTGCAGTTGGAAATAAATAGCATGAACACAGTAGACTTGAAAACAATCCTCCATGACACACCAACATCACTCATCTAGAACACTGGTCCAGATCTCTGCAGCTTTTGGAATCCCAAACATAGCAGGCAAAACTGATCCACTGTGTAGCGCCTAGTGCAGCGCCGGAGGGTGCAGTGCATGACTCGAAGGTGACCAACGAGAATTCCGGAGTCACGTTTCGCCCCCTCTAGGTTTAACACAGTGgaacagttttgcctggagtgttctttTTAGCGGCTGTTTCCTTACATCTTTTTAGTCTTGAGTCTAGTTTTCTGCATACTGTAAAAATCCTAGACTCAAATATTTTCCCGTATAAAGCAATCCCCAATGCGGTCTGTCATCTTAGGGAATTTCTACTGCTTTGAGTACCTCCTTGATAGTATAGGACAAGAGAACGCTGGGACTTCTCCATTATTTGTTAATAGGAATTGGGTGTCCACGTGAACCCTCAATCTCGAGTCAGTTAGTCTGCAGGTTAACTGTCAAATTCCAAACCAAAAAGGCACATACTAgcaaattaacatttttcaatgCAAAATTCTGGTCAAAAACaaaaacagtataaaaaaaacccatatGTATTTCTTCCTATAAATATCTTTGGCTTCTTTTCATTCCACCAGCTGACATATGTAATGGTACACCTGATTTGAAAAAGCTTCAGAAGAAAACTTTTCCATAACTCTTGCATGCCCAGATTTCCCCATTGTTGTCCTAAGGTTAGGATCTTTAATAAACTTTTCCATTGCCTCAGCAAACGCTTCATGTGTAGGCGTACATAAAAACCCTGTGATATTATCGACAACAGATTCAAGGGGACCACCTGAGTTAACAGCGATTACTGGACAGTACATGTACATGGCTTCTATGGGGACAATTCCAAAATGCTCATTGCTCGGAGTGTATAATATACATGTGCAGTTGTGTAGAAGATTAAGTTTTTGTTTATCAGAAAAAGATCTTAAGAATGAAACGTGATTGCTAATGTCATACTTCACTGCAAGGTGGTTAAGTTCTTGATAATACTCAACATTCTCTCTTACTCGCTCATCATATCCCCCAGCCAAGACGAGATGAACCTTCTCCCAATCCTGCAAACTTAGTTTGTCACGAAGAGTACATAGAGATTGCAGTGCAAGGTTAAGGTTTTTCTTTCTCTCATAGCGGTTGATTGAAAGAAATACAATCCTTCTCTTTACAGGGACAAGTTCAGACAGACCATCAAAAACACAAGCCTGGAAGTTGCTAACATTCAATGATGGATATAAAACATCAGGCGTTATATGAGATAATGATGTAAATGTTTCTCTAAAGATTTTAGCAGTGAAATGACTATTGACTAGAATACGGTCTGCCATGCCAGTTGTCTTCTCTTCCAACCAATCAATGGGAGCTCTATAAATCTTCTTAGCCAATGATATCCTCTGAGTAAGTAGCTGGTCCGGAAAATGGCAATAAAATAAAACGCTCTTTCTATTTCTGGCCAGTTTGAAAATTGGAATGCAGGCAGAAACCTGGAAAGAAAAGCAACATGTATCTGAAAAGTAGTTGTCTTCATAACCGACAATTCCCAAATATAATTACCATCTTAAATGGACACTTCCATCGGTAGGGGGTACTATTTTTGAAACTCAACGGGTGGAATATATTAACATTTCTACCGTCGAAAAGTTGAAAAACATGcctaaaagtcgcaatttgcaccataattattattttttgcctcCCTTTTGTGGAGAAGGGGATGTGGCTTCTTAAAAAGGGACAGGGCCACAGCAGCCCactaaatttattataatttatgcaaGAAAGCGgacgtaaattatagtggaaatcttcgACAGCTCCTAGCTaatgtagatttcactctgtgggacgTAACAAGGAGGCCTGTGTTGGACCTCGCACCTTGCCCTCCCCGATCAAACTACCCTCCAACCCCATTTGGAcaataattaaataaatgtaaaaaaaatgtatgctcacTTAACTCTCCCCTCCTGGGCCCCTAATCATGACTCGGCTCATACAACGTACTGTTTCCAAGGCGCGTTAGGACGTTGCATGCGATGCAGCATTGATAACGTTGAGTGCTGCATCGCATTTAAGTCCCTGATGCTACTcgacatcaggaccttgtatgtacCACACTGGAATGCAGAGGGTGAGTCAGTGTTgaggtgagtataagttttttacattttatgtctGATTGGGTGGTGGGAATGGATTGCACACGGTGGTCACGGCCAGCGGAAAGATGCAGATATATTAAGAGGcgagtgcctcttaataaatctgtctgcTCTACTCCAGCAGAGCATATGGCTAATACtgacatatgaaacgccagtcttagcaaatctgccccaatatacatggattttttttttttatgttttgcctatttttttcccattttatttCTGCAGTACTAtgcaattaaaaatgaaataccaAATATTATGCTCTTCTAGCAGTTTGCACAAACAGTTAGCTAATCTCATTTGAATAGTAGGTAGAGGATTGGAATAACAGCTAGATTGTTCTCTTAATATGTCTAGATAAAATATGGTCTAGAAGACAGCGGTACTGgcaagtggaaaaaaattaaagagaAAAAAGTATAGAATAACCAGGGTCCAAATGCTCTTTACACGGGCCGATGATCATGGGAACGGAATTCTGTTTACCGATCATTGTCCCGTGTAGAAGGGCCCAGCGATCAGCCAACAAAACGATCAAACTTGTTTGCCGGCTAATCACATATTTTAGGGCAaggccacacgtagcgtaaatcctGCAGCAAAATTTTTCAACTGGGTTTGTATATAGGAAAGATGAGATTTGTTgctatcttatccactttgctgctactgtaaggcctcatgtacacatcCTTCCCCGTTTTAACATCCGTTTgaaacggatccgtgtgtccgttatgaCTTCCGTGTGCTTTCCGTTTTCACTCGGTGTccgttccgttttaaacggacgttgtgcttcagtTTGtattccgttttaaaaacggaaggTATTAAAATGAACTTGTCACATGACACAGGGAACACCCATAGGAACGTCACATGATCGTTTTGGCGCGGCTTTctctagctttcagagcataacaGAGCAAAACAGGGCCATAAATaatgaattacagcaaagtgcaatctgtgtatttacttacttattttctgACGCTGTGCACGAGTTCCCTGCTCCCAACGACGCTGCAACAGCTCCTTTGAAAGCTCCTCCCACGTGCCATCATTTTTGTACAGGTCGTGGCACGATTCTGCCTACGTATCCCACAGTTCATGGTTGGTCATGCACCATTGTGATCAGTCTGTCcacatccatcttgtgtgttgaatgctgtGAACTTTGGCATGCCCAGCCGTTGCTTGGcaatggatccgtcaaaaacggacgacaCACGGAtgacttccgtgtgccgtccgttattttgacggacccatagaaTTCAATAGGTCCCACGGTCACTGAACAATGGACAAACgttggacatgctctacttttgacggaacggaacaacggaaccgtcaaaacaacggaagtgtgcatggcaccattgaaatgaatgggtcagggtgcggtcaaaaaaacagatagcaccctgaagggcaTGAGGCTTAATGTATGTACTACTTTTGTtggtgattccgtgaccgtggggcccgtagaagtcaatgggcccgtaaaaaaaaaaaaacttacggcacacggaaggctttcgtgtgccatccgtttttgacggatctgcttccctagcaacggcagggcgtgcgaaagttcacagactacagtacacattcattcctgaagatggatgttGAGAGACTCATAAGCATGGTGCATGATCACCATGGGTGTTTCCTGGAACacgtgacaagttcaaatgaagtttaatacCTTCCTTTTAtttaacggatccgtgaaaaacggaagCCAATTGGAAGCACAACATCCGTTTACAATGgaaacacggagtacacacggaaaccatACGGATACCATAACGGACACAAGGATCCGTGAAAAACTGTGGGAAAACtgtgacggaagtgtgcatgaggccttaacgctATGGAAGTTCGGCACAGGAAATCCGGTCAGAAATTCAAGTGTTTACACTACGCGtggccttaagggggttttacaatgGACGATActtcgggcagacaagtgttcatagaaaGCTCGTTTCTGATAATTGCCATGTGTAACCAGGAGAACGATCAGCAGATctggtcatatcgttttaaaaaagttcagTATTATCagtgtcggcagtacatctccctgtgtaaacagggagacgcactaccgacatgataataacgtatggggacgagcgatcgcagtAACGACGGCTCGTCACCATCCATAGCACCGTGTGACACGTGCaaagatcaacgatgtctcgttgatcggcgctcgctgcactggccgcttatcggccggtgtaatagggtctTTACCCGTTtgcggcagtaaaaatgaaagttGTCAACATCACAtatccccgtgtaaacaggggattagctgctgacaatgatgcaaactgtatTGGGACTGTAAGAAATAGGGAACTTAGATTAGTGAATGCCTAATACTATGTTATATAAACATAAGGTATTTCATTTAGATTAAGTAAAGATGGAAAGTCATGGGTTTGTTTGTATGTCTGAATGAAACGTACCTCCTCAGTATACAAAATACTCATTGTTTATCCTGAACAAATAGGTATAATTTACAGATGATAATAGGAGTGTGAACAATATGCCTCAACCTTGCGGTACAATGCGTAAACGAAGGACGATTTCAGAATCCCAGAATATGCAAAAACTGGTTGATAAGGACCTGGCACAATCATTCTTTCTTTGCACATTCACAATGTGGGTTCTCGCCGCATTTTTGAGTTTTTCGGTGAAGTTTTCAGAAGCCCAATCTAAATCATTACAATTTTCTTTGATCATGAAGGTGAGACTAGGTGTTTCTATGCAGTGGGAtagcagacaggtgtagccaccaAAGAGGTATAAATGACCCAAGCAGGGCTCAGATAGGAGATATttggagggacatactggaaaagAGACATACTTGAGGAGAGGACAGTCAGGATATAGAGACCTGACTGTGTGGAGGATGTATGGTAACTAGAACGTCTAATGTGATTATTGTTGATCAGGAAAAAGTGTCCCTGTAATGTTTATTGTTTACGACTGTGAATTTGTCATACTTGCGGTGGCAGCCCGAGGGGATCCGGGAAGGGCTCCCTTCCCCTCCAGAAACAATCGCACCCCCTGCAACCACGGCACAGCTCCTCTCATCACCAAGACCTCATTCAGATGTCCGTAATGCAGACGTATTTCAGTGTCCGTACTATGGCGGAATAGTACGGACCCCGGCGGGTTAAGTGAACC is from Rhinoderma darwinii isolate aRhiDar2 chromosome 5, aRhiDar2.hap1, whole genome shotgun sequence and encodes:
- the ALG2 gene encoding alpha-1,3/1,6-mannosyltransferase ALG2, with translation MGPSVLFIHPDLGIGGAERLVVDAALALKSRGCQVQVWTAHYDVNHCFSETIDSGIPIKCCGDWLPQSFFGRFLAFCAYVRMIFLAFYIVFLSGEQFDVVFCDQVSACIPIFKLARNRKSVLFYCHFPDQLLTQRISLAKKIYRAPIDWLEEKTTGMADRILVNSHFTAKIFRETFTSLSHITPDVLYPSLNVSNFQACVFDGLSELVPVKRRIVFLSINRYERKKNLNLALQSLCTLRDKLSLQDWEKVHLVLAGGYDERVRENVEYYQELNHLAVKYDISNHVSFLRSFSDKQKLNLLHNCTCILYTPSNEHFGIVPIEAMYMYCPVIAVNSGGPLESVVDNITGFLCTPTHEAFAEAMEKFIKDPNLRTTMGKSGHARVMEKFSSEAFSNQVYHYICQLVE